The Methylophilus sp. TWE2 region ACATTGCTACGGAGTTGATCCTGGCATTGGGTACAAAGCATGATGTCAAGATTAGTGGTGACAGTGGCGGTGTGGTCAATAATCAGAAGCTAGGTGAAGTAGACTTATTGCCACCGACGCTGACCGTCCAATGGCACTTTAACCCAGATGCAACATTTGACCCTTATATCGGTGCTGGTATCAATGCCACCTTTATGCTGGACCGCTATTTGAGAGGCTCAGCAGGTGCAATTAACGGTGAAAAAATCAGGCTTGACCGCAGCAGCTTCGGTCCTGCCCTGCAAGCAGGTTTTGATATCAACCTCAAAGATGGCTGGCTCATCAACGCCGATGTGAAGCGTTTGTGGATTGACACGGATGTTGAACTGAATAGTGCGATCACTGGCCGTTGGACAAAAATTGACGAACTGGATATCGACCCATGGGTGATTAGTTTTGGCGTAGGCAAACGCTTCTAAACCCACTGTTAGTACAGTCTCTTCCCTGGGGCAGTAATACGCTCCATTCACCTCTGA contains the following coding sequences:
- a CDS encoding OmpW family protein; the protein is MKKTAISLMLAALLPAMNVQAEQGDWVVRLRATNVKPNEDSSLGKYVNQNVANVMTPSAELKVDSNTIPELDISYYWTKNIATELILALGTKHDVKISGDSGGVVNNQKLGEVDLLPPTLTVQWHFNPDATFDPYIGAGINATFMLDRYLRGSAGAINGEKIRLDRSSFGPALQAGFDINLKDGWLINADVKRLWIDTDVELNSAITGRWTKIDELDIDPWVISFGVGKRF